The following is a genomic window from Gymnodinialimonas ceratoperidinii.
GAACGATCCCTTTCGTGCGCCGCATCAGGGGAATCGCCGTGTTGTGAAAGAAATCAGCAAATTCCTTTTCCTTGCCGGGCCGCGTGACGACCTGAAATATCCGCATGATCATGCTCCCCATCTCCTTTTGGTTGGGCCTCGTCCGCATGATCGCCTCAACAGGCCCATTTGAACCCGGAATTCGTTAATTTTTCGTATGCGCGCGTGCTTGAATGCAAGGGCCCGCGGGACGACAGGTCACGGCACCTTACCTGACGTAGAACATGACCGAACACGCGCCGTTGCGCACGACCTCCAGCGAGTTGCCGCCCGTGGGCTCCGCAGGGGATGTGTCGGCGACATAGAGCAAATGCGCCAAATCTCCGTTGTCGAGCACGTGGAAGCCGACGTAATTGGCGGGATCCGGTCCGCAAACGCGAAATTCCTCAACCTCCGGCGAGATGATACGGAAGATGCTGCCACCCGCCCGCACGGCCTCGATCTGGACTTGTGGCCCGGTTGCGTAGCTCAACTGGTCCGCGGTTATGGTCATTGCGCCAAACATTTCGACCGGGCGGCTGAAGGGCTGCCAGACGCCGTTGAAATGCCCCTCTGCCATTGCAGCGCCGGGAAGGGTAATGGAGACGGCCAAAATAGTCGTGCGCAGGGTGGTTCTCGGTAAAGTGCCCATGGAAAAACGCTCCCAAATCAGAAGTTTGAAAAGCAATGAAGAGTTCCATTGTATCAAAAAAGCCGCTCCAACGCACCCTGGAGGTGAACAGGGCTAAAAGCATTCTTAACCAACACCTTAACCGGCTGTTCACGCGTGCTCACCCGAACGCGGAGCGCCCGATCCCGCAGGAGACCGGACGCCCGGCCGTTACAGGAGCCCGCTACTGGGCCAGGCTCTCCGCCAGCCGCATCAGCTGCACGGCCTCCGCCCGATAGCCGAACTCATCCGCGCCCCGGTTGGCGTTGGCCAGCGCGATGGCATCGGCGTAATCCCAGTCCCCCAGGAAGTCCGAGCCTCGCAGCAATTGCCCGAACCCGGCGATGGCCGCCGCGAACTGGGCCTCCGTCCCGGGTTCCGAGGCGGCGGCCGGGATCGGAAAGTCCACCAGCTGGCTGTCCTCCTCCCCCGGCTCCTTCCACCGCAAGGAGATGAAGCCCAACTCATCGTCGAAGCCGGGCGCGGCCTCTGTATCGCCCTCGTCGGCGGCGTAGCGAAGCGGGGCCACGAGGATGGCGGGCGAGCCCACCGGCGTGACCTCGTAGATCGCCGTCACCGAATGCCCGGCCCCGATATCGCCCGCATCCACCGCGTCGTTGGCGAAGTCCTCGCGGGCGAGGGCGCGGGTTTCGTAGCCGATCAGGCGGTATTCGGCGATCACCTCGGGGTTGAATTCGACCTGCACCTTCAGGTCGTCAGCAATCGGGAAGAGCGCGCCGGCGAGTTGGTCGACCAGCACCCGCTGCGCCTCGTGCAGCGTGTCGATATAGGCCGCCGTCCCGTTGCCGTTCTGGGCCAGCGCCTGCATCGTGTCGTCCTGCAGATTGCCGCGTCCGAAGCCCAGAACGCTGAGGTAGATGCCCGTCTCGCGCTGTCGGGCGATGTAGTCCTCCAGCGCGTCAGGGTCGTCGAGCCCGACGTTGAAATCCCCGTCGGTGGCCAGCAGCACGCGGCTGACGTCGCCCTCCTCGGACATTTCTGCGGCCAGCCGGTAGGCCTCTTCCAATCCGCCGACGCCATTGGTGGAGCCGCCCGCCTGCAGGGCGGTCAGCGCGGCCGAGATCGTTGCAGTGTCACTGGCCGGGGTCGGGGCGAGGGCCACCCTGGCGCTGCCCGCGTAGGTCACGATGGCGACCTCGTCCTCGGGAGAGAGCCGGTCGAGCATCAGCCGGAAGGACTGGATCAGCAGCGGCAGCTTGGCCGGGTCATTCATCGAGCCGGAGGTGTCGATCAGGAACACGAGGTTCAGGGGCGGGCGGTCCTCCACCACGGGCATCTCGCCCTGAATGCCGATGTGAAGAAGCTGCGTGTCGGGGTTCCAGGGGGTCTCGAAGACCTGCACGGTTGGGCGGAAGGGGCTGATGTCCTCCTCGGTCGGCGCCGGGTAATCATAGGGGAAATAGTTCACCATCTCCTCGATCCGGACCGCGTCGGATGCGGGCAGTTGACCCCGGTTCAGGGTCGAGCGCAGCAGCGCATAGGAGGCGGTGTCGACATCGATCGAGAAGGTCGAGACGGGGTCCTCCGCCACGATCTGCAGGGGATTGGCGTCGGCATTGGCAAATTCCTCGGTCAGCGGTGCCGGGGCCAGAACCGTGTCGACCGCGCTCGGGGCGAGGCGCCCTTGGGGCTGCGTGTTGCCATAACCCTGCTGCGCGGGTGTGGCGGCGGTCAGGCCGGTGAGGCCGCCACTTGGCGCCGGGGCGGCGACGCGCGGTTCACGGGCGGGCGCGGCAGAATCGGACTCCGGCATTTCCGCCGCGATCATCGGCGGCGGGGCGGTGGGCTCTGCGGCGAGTTCACCATAGGCGGCACCATCGACGGCGGCTGTGACGCTTTCGGGGGCGCTGGCCTCGCGCACACGGGTCTCGGACGGTCCCTCCACGACCGGGGTCGTCGGGCCGTCCATGGCAATCGGCCCTTGCAGGAGTTGCTGGCCCTGCGGGCTGAGGAAAAGAACGCCCACGGCGACGAGGGCGGTGGTGGCGGTCAAAGCGCCGGTGGTCTTGGAAATCAACATGTCAAACGCTCCTCTGAAAATGCCCCGGCTCTCCGGGGTCTCAGAGCTTTGACGCGCGGCGTCCTGCGATCCTTGGGCGCGGTCGAAAATTTCCATCGAGCGGGCCATCACGTCGGCCTTGCGCGCGGCATCGGGCGTGGGCGTGGCCTGCGCCATCGCCTTTTTCAGATCGTCCAGATCGTCGAACTTATCGGAGGTCATGCGTCCTCCTCCTCTTCTGCCTTGAGTGCGCGGAGCTTCTTTTTCGCCTCGGCCACGCGCCATGAAATCGTCCCTTCCGACACGCCGAGAATCTCGGCCGCCTCGGCGTGGGTCACATCGTCGAGCACCAGCGCCAGCGTTTCCCGCAGCGCGGGCGACAGCGCCGCCATCGCGCGGTAGAGCCAAGCGGTGGCTTCCTCCGCCTCCTGCGCGGTTTGCACCCGGTCCACCTCCCAATCGGCCCAACCGTCGGTGGCGCGGGCGTAGCTTGCCTGACGGCGCCGCCGGTCCGTGGCCGCGTTAACCGCGACGCGGTAGAGCCATGTGGTGACCTTCGCCTGCGCCCGGTAGCCCGACAGTTTGCCGGGCAGGGCGAGGCAGATATCCTGGGTCAGATCCTCGGCTTCGGCGTGGCTTCCCGTCAGCCGGAAGCAGAGGCCGAAAAGACGGTCGTAGACGCGACTCAGCAAGAGCCGGTAGGCGGCGCGATCGCCGCCTGCGGCCGCAAGGGCCAGGTCTTCATCACTCACATCCATGCGCATGTCATAACCTAAGACGCATCGACCCATGCAATCCTTGGGAGCGGTCACGAAATATTTCCAACTTGCGCATCACTGTGGGTAAAATTGAGACCAGTATTCTCAAAATGCCCTTGACCTTGGGTCGGCCAGAGGGCCAAAGCGGAGGTCTGACGCGTTAATGCCATTCGCCGCAGGTGTCGCTCTGGCGTTCGGAGCCGCAGGCGAGTACGACGCTTCCATGGGTGAAAAGAGAAGGCGCTGACACAATGCAGATCTACCTACCTATTGCCGAAGTGAGCGTAAACGCGTTCCTTCTGCTGGGGTTGGGCGGGCTCGTCGGCATTCTGTCAGGCATGTTCGGGGTCGGCGGTGGCTTCCTGATGACGCCGCTTTTGTTCTTCATCGGCATTCCACCCGCCGTGGCCGTGGCGACCGAAGCGAACCAGATCGTCGCCTCGTCCTTCTCGGGCGTCTTGGCGCATTTCAAACGGAAAACGGTCGATCTCAAGATGGGCGGAGTGCTGCTTGTCGGCGGTCTGATTGGCGCGGCCATCGGCGTTCAGGTCTTCGCCGCGCTCACTGCGATCGGTCAGGTCGATCTGTTGGTGAAGCTCTGTTACGTTGTTTTCCTGGGTATCATCGGCGGCTTGATGTTCTTCGAGAGCCTCAACGCGATCCGCAAGACCCGCTCGGCCGGGGGCGTCGTGCCGCCTAAACGGCGCCAGCGCGGCTGGATCCATGCGCTGCCCTTCAAGATGCGGTTCCGGACCTCGGGGCTTTATGTCTCGGTGATCCCGCCGGTGGTCGTCGGCCTCTTCGTCGGTATCCTGTCGGCGATCATGGGTGTGGGCGGCGGCTTCATCATGGTGCCGGCAATGATCTACCTTCTCGGCATGCCGACGAAGGTGGTGGTGGGCACCTCGCTGTTCCAGATCATCTTCGTAACGGGTTTCGCGACGCTGATGCACGCGACGACGAACTATACCGTCGACATGGTGCTGGCCGTTCTGTTGTTGGTCGGCGGCGTCGTGGGCGCGCAGATTGGCGCGCGGATCGGCACCAAGCTGAAGGCCGAGCAACTGCGCATCCTTCTGGCGATGATGGTGTTGCTGGTCTGCGGCAAGCTGGCGTTCGACCTGTTGGTGATGCCGTCCGAGCTGTATTCCATCGGCACGGGGGCGGGTCATTGAGAGCGCTTGCCGTCCTGATCGCGAGTTTCCTCGTGGCCGCCGCGCCCGCAACCTCGGAAGAGGTCGTGGCGGGCCTGTCGCAAGATGCCATCAACATCACCGCGAATTTCGAGGGCTCCGAGATCCTGATCTTCGGCGCGGTCAGCCGCGTGGCCCCGGCCCCGGAGGGCGACCTCGAGGTGATTATCACGGTCGAGGGCCCCTCGGTGCCCGTCGCCGTGCGCCGCAAGGACCGCCGCTTCGGCATCTGGGTGAACACCGACTCGATCGAGGTGGACGCCGCGCCGTCCTTCTACGCGGTAGCTACGACCTCGCCGTTCCGCGAGGTGATCTCGGCCACTGAAAACCTGCGGCACCGGGTCTCGATCCCACGGGCGATCCGGGCGGTCGGCCTGGGCGTCGAGGATGCGGGGGCCTTCACATCGGCCCTGATCCGCATCCGCGAATCCGAGGATCTCTACCAATTGATCGAAGGCGGCGTGACCCTGCGCGAGGGGACGCTGTTCGACACCGCCATTCAATTACCCGCGAACCTGGTTGAAGGTGACTACCGGACGCGCATAATCTTGACCCGTGGGGGCGAAGTCCTCGACGTTTATCAGCAAGACATTGCGGTGCGGAAAGTCGGTTTGGAACGGTTCATCTACAATCTCGCCCATGAACGGCCCCTGGTTTACGGCATCCTGTCGTTGACCATCGCCATTCTGGCAGGTTGGCTGGCCTCTGCCGTGTTCCGCTACATCCGGGCGTGAGCGCGCAGGCCCACGGCGCCGTGCCCGTGTCGACTGCCGCGCAGCGGGTTGTCCGCCGCTTCTGGAAAGCGATGGCCAGCAATGATTTCCACGCCGCCAGCCTCTGCCTGACCGAAGATTTCCGCCTGCAATGGCCGCAGTCCGACGAGGTGATCGAGGGGCGGGAGAATTTCGCCGCGCTCAACACGGCGTACCCGGCGCAGGGGCCCTGGACCTTCGAGCTGAGACGGATCGTCGGCGAGGGCGCACAGATCGTGACCGAGGTCGGGGTGAGCGACGGCGCGGCGCGGGCCACGGCCCTGACGTTTCACACGGTGCGGGGTGATCTGATCGCGTTCCAGCGCGAGTTCTGGCCCGATCCTTTCGAGGCGCCGCCCTGGCGCGCGGCCTGGGTACGTCGCGCCCGGATCTGACTGGGGTTGCAGGGGGCTCTGCCCCCTTTGGCGTCTTTTCCCAAGGGAAAAGTCACCCACCCCCGCCCGTATTTTTGAAAAGATGAAGGTCGGGTCAGCCGCGTCCGACGAAGGGCATCTTGGTGGCGAGGACCGTCTGGAAGAGTACGTTCGCCGAGGCGGGCATGTTTGCCATGTGCAGGACCGATTGCGCGGCTTCCTTGACGTTCATCATGTCCATCAGGGGTTTGCCATCGGCGCGGCGGCGTTCGTTGAGGGCGTCGACGAGGTCGGTCCGGGCGTTGCCGATATCGATCTGGCCGGCCGCGATGTTGAAGGGGCGGCCGTCGAGGCTGAGAGTTTTGGTCAGGCCGGTGACACCGTGTTTGGTTGTCGTGTAGCAGATTGAGCCTTCGCGCGGGGCATGGGCGGAGAGGGAGCCATTGTTGATGATCCGGCCGCCCTGGGGATCCTGCGCGCGCATCTGTGCGAAGGCGGCGCGGGCGGTGTTGAACATGCCGGTGAGGTTCACCGCGAGGCTCTGGTGCCAATCGCTCACGTCGATTTCGTCGATCGTGCCTTGTGGCGTGAAGATGCCGGCGTTGTTGAACACGGCGTCGAGGCGGCCCCACCGTGTGACGACACGTGCCACGGCGTCTTCCATCTCGGCCAATTGTGTCACGTCGGCGGGAAGCGCCAGAGCGTTCGGGTGGTCGCCGGCAACCTCGGCCAGAAGCGGCGCGCGGCGGGCCACGAGGGCGACGCGCCAGCCGTCGGCCAGAAACGCCTCGGCGGTGGCGCGGCCGATGCCGGAGCTGGCGCCGGTGATCAGGATCGTCCGCATGGGGAGCCTCCTCTAGGGTGTGTCGCCTTCGTCTTCCGCCTCCAGCGCGAGGGGGGCGGGTTTGGAGATAAGGTCGTCGGTGCTGAGCGCCCCTGAGGGGCGCGACAGCATGTAGCGGGTGACCCAGATCAGGCGCTCTTCCGCGCGGGTGATTGCCACGTAGGCCAGCCGTTTCCACAGTGCCTGTCCCGCCTCCATCCGGCCGGCGCGTGAGGCGGCGTAGAGATCGGGGGCGAAGACCTGCACCTCGGGCCATTGCGAGCCCTGGGCCTTGTGCATCGTCACTGCCGCGCCGTGCAGGAAGGCGGCGCCCATCCGGGCGGCATAGGGCAGGAAAGGCTCTTCCTCGCCGGGCTTCTCGATCTTCACGATCGAGGCGGCCGAGAAGCGCGGCGTTTCCGCGCCCATGACGTGCAGGCGGGAGAAGCCCGGCTTGTTGCCCGGCCCGAGGTAGATCACCGGCGCGCCCTTGATCAGGCCGCGCGCTTCCAAGTCGATGCGCTTCTTGCGGTGCTTCAGGGGCAATTCGATGCCGTCGCAGATCAGCGGCTCGCCGGGGAGGATTTCATCATCGGCGGCCCCGAAGGCCGCGCGGAAGGCGGCGATCAGGCGGATGCGGGTGGCGTTGCGCCAGACCAGCACCGGCGAGCGGGCCATCATGTCGGAATTGGCGCGCGGGCTGACGACGACACGATCATCGCGGGCGGCGGCGTCTTCGATCATCTGCTCGAAGGTGTGGAAGTCGAGCTGCGGGTCGCCGAGCGCATGGGCCAGATCGAGGATCGGGTTGTCGGCATCCTGCCGGTGCACGCGGCCCAGATGCAGGAGGTTATCGCCCTTGAACCGGTCGAAGATCATCTCGCCCGATTGCCCGACCGGGGCCAGCTGCGCCGGATCGCCGAAGAGGATCAGGGTCGGGAAGATCTCCTTCAGGTCCTGGAACTGCTTGTCGTCGAGCATCGAGGATTCATCGACCAGACCGATGTCGAGCCCGTCCTCGCGCCGTTTCCAGCCGGTGATGAAATCCGAGCCGCGCAGGCCTGCCGAGGCAAGCGCGGCGGGCACTGATTTGGTCGCCTCGTAGACCTCTTTCGCCCGGTCCATGGCGGCGTCGGTCAGCGCCTCGATCTCGGGGCGCTCGCCTTGACCGGCCAGCCATTCGGCGACCTTTTCGAACTCGGGGTCATACATCGGCGTGTAGAGGATGCGGTGGATCGTGGTGGCCGGCACACCGCGATTGCGCAGGACCGAGGCCGCCTTGTTGGTCGGCGCCAGCACCGCCACCGTGCGCCGCTCCTTGCGCCGCTTGCCCTCCCAATCGCCCGAGACGATCTCGACCCCGGTGCGTTCCAGCGCCTTGACGAGTTCGGCGAGCAAGAGGGTCTTGCCGGAGCCCGCCTTGCCGGTCACGGCGAGCACGCTCGACTGGGTGTCCTTGGCCGGTGTCAGGCTGTCGTTGTCGATGTCGACACCCATCTCGCGCAGCACCTCGGCGATGCGGTCGTGAGCCTGGGCCTGATCGTCGGAGAAGGTGGGGGCGAGCGCGGTCGTTGTCATGGTCGGACCCTACCCGCGCCGCCGGGCGAGGGGTAGGGGCGGTGGGTCATTTGCGGCGATAAGATCGCCTAGTGGATCAGATCGCCAAGCCGGATCGGATCGGGGTCGCCGCGTTCATGGGCAAGCTCGTCGGCGGCCTCGGCGAGGGTCAGGGCGAGCCCGCGGGCAAGGGCGGCATCGGCGCGGCGCTCCGCGTCTCCGTTGAAGGTTTCCGCGATCGCGCGGTCGGCGGCGAGCAGCGCGCGGATCACGGTGATGGCGGCTTCATCCGCCATGGTGCTGTGCACCTTGGTGGCGAGGGCGAGGGCGTCGTTTTCAGGCGCCATGACAGCAGCCAGTACATTTTCGAGGAGGGTTTCGAAGTCTTTACGCATGGGATGATCGCGGTCTGTGCCGTCCGTTTGGGAAGGAGGGGCGACCGGGGTTCTCCCGCAGGGGTGGTCGGTTTCATCGACGTCGGCTCGGGTGAGCACGCGGCAAGTAGTCGGGCGCGGCCGTGGCGGCAATGCCGTCTTTGGAAACAGACAATTTTAGATAGATGGTTAAGGCTTTGCGCGGGCGAGGCGGGGCAGGCGCGTCAGACCGGCCCGGTATCGCTGCCGATCACGAAGGCGCAATCGCCCAGTTTGATCAGCCCCGGCACATGGCGCGCGGCAAGGAGCCCGCCGCGCTGTGCCACAATCGTCTGGGGCGGGTGTTGCAGGTCCTGCGTGGCGCGGATGTGGGCCAGTGGTTGCCCCTTCTCGACCGTATCGCCGAGACCCGCCAAGGGATGGAGGAGGCCCGCACAGGTGGCGAAGTGGAAGCCCTCGGGATCCGAGAGGTCGAGCCCGCGCGAGGGCGCAGGCTCTGACGCCGGCGTGCCGTAGATGCCGTGATGCGCAAGCGTCCGCAGGAGCCCGTCTATGGCAATGGCCGCGGACATGGGCGTGCTGGTGCCCGCGCCGCCGATCTCGGTCGTCACGAAGGTCTTGCCAGCGCGTTCGGCCGCGCCGTCGAACATGCCGGTATCGTCGATCTCGCGTAGGCGTGCGGTGTAGGGCGCGGCAAAGGCGCGTGCGGCGGCGGCACAGCGGCCATCCTGTTCGGTGTCATCAAGGATATGGCTCAGCGCCATGGGCAGGAAATCGAGCGTTTTGCCGCCGGAGTGGAAATCGATCACGAGGTCGGCCAGCGCGATCAGGTGATCATTCACGAAACGCGCCAGCCTCTGGGTCACGGTGCCGGTGGCGCTGCCGGGGAAGGCGCGGTTGAGGTTCACGCCGTCGATCGGAGAGGTGCGGGTCGCGGCCTCGAACGCGGGCATGTTGAGATGCGGAATCAGGATCAGGCGGCCTGTCGTTTCCTGTGGGGAAGCCACGTCGATCAGGTGGCGGATGGCGATTGGCCCCTCGTATTCGTCACCATGGTTGGCGCCGGCGACCAGCGCCGTGGGCCCGGCGCCCCCGTTCACCACGCAGACCGGCACCATGACGTGCCCCCAGGCGCTGTCGTCGGCCGAATGCGGCAGGCGGATGTGGCCGAAGTGTTTGCCGGGAACGTCGAGGGGAACGGTGAGGGTCATGGAGGGCGCTTTGCAGGTTGAGGCGTGTGTGTGCAGGGTAGCCCGCGTTTTCCGGCGCTTACAGGCCCTGCAGAGGTCGTTGGCGCGGTTATTTGATGCAGACCTCGCGCGGCAGGGACGAGAGGCATTCGACGCCGGTCTCGGTGATCAGGATCGGTTCGGTGATCTCGATCCCGCCGGTGTCGAGCCAGAGGGCGGGCATGAAATGGAAGGTCATGCCGGGCTCCAGCACCGTGGTGTCATCGGAGCGGAACGACATCGTCCGCTCGCCCCAGTCGGGCGGGTAGCTGAGGCCGATGGCATAGCCGCAGCGGCTCTCCTTGACGTAGCCACGGGCGTTCAGCGTGGTGTTGAAGGCATTGGCGATATCCGCGCAGGTATTGCCCGGTTTGGCCTGATCGAGCGCCTTGGAACTGGCCTCCAGCACCGCTTCCTCGGCACGTTTGAATTCGTCGGGCATGGTGCCGAGAAACAGCGTGCGCGACTGCGGGCAATGGTAGCGGCGGTAGACGCCCGCGATCTCGAAGAAGGTGGCCTCGCCGGGGCGCATCGGCTGGTCGTCCCAGGTCAGATGCGGCGCGGTGGCGTCCATGCCGGAGGGCGTCAGGGGCACGATGGCGGGGTAGTCGCCCCAGGCCTCATCGGTGCCGAGGACGGAGGCGCGCATGATCTCGGCCACGAGGTGGTGTTTGGGCAGGCCCGGTTCGGCGACCTCGAGGATGCGGCGGTGCATCGCCTCGACGATACCGGCGGCCTTGCGCATCCGGTCGATCTCGGCGGGCGACTTGACGGCGCGCTGCCAGTTCACCAGCCCGGTGGCGTCGACGATCCGCGCTTGCGGCAGGTGGCCCACCAGGGTCGCATGGGCCGCGGCGGAGTAATAGTAATTGTCCATCTCCACCCCGATCCGAGCCGTTTCCGCACCGCGTTCCAGAAGCAGCTCGGCCAGGGTTTCATGCGGATGCCGGTCGGGGTTCTGGACGTAGATGTCGTCATAGCCCACCACGTGATCGTCGGGCATGTAGACCGTGCGCAGGGCGCCGAGCGCATCCATCGCACGGCCCCACCAGAGCGGCATTCCGGAGCGGCCGACAATGACGGCCTGATGCACGTAGAACGACCAGCCGTCGTAGCCCGAGATCCACGCCATGTTCGACGGATCCGTGATGACCAGCCAGTCCAGCGCGCGCTTGTCCATCTCGGCGCGCAGCTTGGCGAGGCGCGCTTCGTAGTCGGCGGTCGGGAAGGCGAGGTTGTTGCTGGACATGAGCGTGCTTTCTGCGGTCGGCGGGGCGGGCAAGCCCCGGATTTTCCGGCGAGATTCGTTGCTCCCGCCGACGCGGTCCCGCCTGTTTGCGACATCCTGCCGGTGCTTGCGTCTTTCGGGGCGGTGTTTCGGACTGGAGGAAGGATGGTTCGTTCGGCCGTGGGGCGATGCGGGGGGCGTAGCGCATTGTTGTGCGTGCGGGAGCCTCCGGCGGGAGTTGTATGGGCCAAGATGAAGGGGGAGCGCTGTGGGGGACCGCGGGGTGGCGCGTGCGGGGATTGTGGAAATTTCGCTGCGGTGTGAGGCTTCGTTGAATACCCCCTTTTCACGGGAGCCTATGTTGATAGCGTGGCGCCAGACACGGAGGACCAGAGATGCTGACGAACGACCAATTGAGCAAGTGGGATCAGGACCACTTCTTTCACCCGTCCACCGCGCTGGGGGCCCATTCGCGGGGCGAGGCGCAGGGGATGATCATCAAGACGGCTGAGGGCTGTCACATCACCGACCGCGACGGCAACCGGATGCTCGACGCCTTTGCCGGGCTTTATTGCGTGAACATCGGCTATGGGCGGCAGGAGGTGGCCGAGGCCATCGCCGAGCAGGCACGCGAGTTGGCCTATTACCATTCCTACGTCGGCAATGGCACAGAGGCCTCGATCACGCTGGCCAAGATGGTCGCGGAACGCGCGCCCGAGGGGCTGAACCGCGTTTTCTTCGGGCAAGGCGGCTCGGACGCGAACGAGACCAACATCAAGCTGGTCTGGTATTACAACAACATCCTTGGGCGGCCGCAGAAGAAGAAGATCATCTCGCGCTGGCGCGGGTATCACGGCTCGGGCCTGATGAGCGGGAGCCTGACCGGCCTGTCGCTGTTCCACAAGAAATTCGACCTGCCGCTGGATACCGTGCGCCACACGACGGCGCCTTATTACTACCAGCGCGAGGATGCGTCGCAATCGGAGGCAGAGTTCTCGGCCCAATGTGCCGCCGATCTGGAGGCGCTGATCGAGAAGGAGGGCGCGGACACCATCGCGGCCTTCATCGCCGAGCCGGTGATTGGCACCGGGGGCATCGTGCCGCCGCCCGAGGGCTACTGGGAGGCGATCCAGAAGGTGCTCAAGAAGCACGACATCCTGCTGATCGCGGATGAGGTGATCACCGGTTTCGGGCGTCTGGGCACCATGTTCGGCTCGCCGAAGTACGACATGGATCCCGACATCATCACCATCGCCAAGGGTCTGACCTCGGCCTATGCGCCGCTCTCGGGCTCCATCGTCCACGACCGCGTGTTCGAGGTTCTGGCTCGGGGCACCGACGAGAACGGTCCGCTCGGCCACGGCTGGACCTACTCGGCCCATCCGATCGGCGCGGCGGCGGGCGTGGCGAACCTGAAGCTGCTCGACAGCCTTGGCCTCGTGCAGAATGCGGGCGAGGTCGGCCCCTACCTGACCGAGCAGATGCGCAAGGCCTTCGAGGGTCACGACCATGTCGGTGACATCCGCGGCGTCGGCATGATGACCGCGCTGGAACTGGTCTCGGACCGCGACACCCGTGCGGGGTTCGATCCGGAGAAGAAGCTCGTGCCGCAGATCGCCGCGGCCATGGCCAAGCGCGGGGTGATCGCCCGCGCCATGCCGCAGGCCGATATCGTGGGCTACTCGCCCCCGCTCTGCCTGACCCGCGAGGAGGCCGATACCATCGTCGGCGTCTCGGTCGAGGCTGTGGCCGAGGTTCTGGGCTGAGACAGGCCTCGAGACCAAGATAGGGAGGGGGAGGTGCCGCGCGCGCTTCCCCCTTTACGCAACGACAAAGGTCCGACTAGTATCAACCCATTA
Proteins encoded in this region:
- a CDS encoding VWA domain-containing protein; this encodes MTSDKFDDLDDLKKAMAQATPTPDAARKADVMARSMEIFDRAQGSQDAARQSSETPESRGIFRGAFDMLISKTTGALTATTALVAVGVLFLSPQGQQLLQGPIAMDGPTTPVVEGPSETRVREASAPESVTAAVDGAAYGELAAEPTAPPPMIAAEMPESDSAAPAREPRVAAPAPSGGLTGLTAATPAQQGYGNTQPQGRLAPSAVDTVLAPAPLTEEFANADANPLQIVAEDPVSTFSIDVDTASYALLRSTLNRGQLPASDAVRIEEMVNYFPYDYPAPTEEDISPFRPTVQVFETPWNPDTQLLHIGIQGEMPVVEDRPPLNLVFLIDTSGSMNDPAKLPLLIQSFRLMLDRLSPEDEVAIVTYAGSARVALAPTPASDTATISAALTALQAGGSTNGVGGLEEAYRLAAEMSEEGDVSRVLLATDGDFNVGLDDPDALEDYIARQRETGIYLSVLGFGRGNLQDDTMQALAQNGNGTAAYIDTLHEAQRVLVDQLAGALFPIADDLKVQVEFNPEVIAEYRLIGYETRALAREDFANDAVDAGDIGAGHSVTAIYEVTPVGSPAILVAPLRYAADEGDTEAAPGFDDELGFISLRWKEPGEEDSQLVDFPIPAAASEPGTEAQFAAAIAGFGQLLRGSDFLGDWDYADAIALANANRGADEFGYRAEAVQLMRLAESLAQ
- a CDS encoding RNA polymerase sigma factor, coding for MRMDVSDEDLALAAAGGDRAAYRLLLSRVYDRLFGLCFRLTGSHAEAEDLTQDICLALPGKLSGYRAQAKVTTWLYRVAVNAATDRRRRQASYARATDGWADWEVDRVQTAQEAEEATAWLYRAMAALSPALRETLALVLDDVTHAEAAEILGVSEGTISWRVAEAKKKLRALKAEEEEDA
- a CDS encoding sulfite exporter TauE/SafE family protein, translated to MQIYLPIAEVSVNAFLLLGLGGLVGILSGMFGVGGGFLMTPLLFFIGIPPAVAVATEANQIVASSFSGVLAHFKRKTVDLKMGGVLLVGGLIGAAIGVQVFAALTAIGQVDLLVKLCYVVFLGIIGGLMFFESLNAIRKTRSAGGVVPPKRRQRGWIHALPFKMRFRTSGLYVSVIPPVVVGLFVGILSAIMGVGGGFIMVPAMIYLLGMPTKVVVGTSLFQIIFVTGFATLMHATTNYTVDMVLAVLLLVGGVVGAQIGARIGTKLKAEQLRILLAMMVLLVCGKLAFDLLVMPSELYSIGTGAGH
- a CDS encoding TIGR02186 family protein codes for the protein MRALAVLIASFLVAAAPATSEEVVAGLSQDAINITANFEGSEILIFGAVSRVAPAPEGDLEVIITVEGPSVPVAVRRKDRRFGIWVNTDSIEVDAAPSFYAVATTSPFREVISATENLRHRVSIPRAIRAVGLGVEDAGAFTSALIRIRESEDLYQLIEGGVTLREGTLFDTAIQLPANLVEGDYRTRIILTRGGEVLDVYQQDIAVRKVGLERFIYNLAHERPLVYGILSLTIAILAGWLASAVFRYIRA
- a CDS encoding nuclear transport factor 2 family protein, with product MSAQAHGAVPVSTAAQRVVRRFWKAMASNDFHAASLCLTEDFRLQWPQSDEVIEGRENFAALNTAYPAQGPWTFELRRIVGEGAQIVTEVGVSDGAARATALTFHTVRGDLIAFQREFWPDPFEAPPWRAAWVRRARI
- a CDS encoding SDR family oxidoreductase translates to MRTILITGASSGIGRATAEAFLADGWRVALVARRAPLLAEVAGDHPNALALPADVTQLAEMEDAVARVVTRWGRLDAVFNNAGIFTPQGTIDEIDVSDWHQSLAVNLTGMFNTARAAFAQMRAQDPQGGRIINNGSLSAHAPREGSICYTTTKHGVTGLTKTLSLDGRPFNIAAGQIDIGNARTDLVDALNERRRADGKPLMDMMNVKEAAQSVLHMANMPASANVLFQTVLATKMPFVGRG
- a CDS encoding ATP-dependent DNA helicase, which gives rise to MTTTALAPTFSDDQAQAHDRIAEVLREMGVDIDNDSLTPAKDTQSSVLAVTGKAGSGKTLLLAELVKALERTGVEIVSGDWEGKRRKERRTVAVLAPTNKAASVLRNRGVPATTIHRILYTPMYDPEFEKVAEWLAGQGERPEIEALTDAAMDRAKEVYEATKSVPAALASAGLRGSDFITGWKRREDGLDIGLVDESSMLDDKQFQDLKEIFPTLILFGDPAQLAPVGQSGEMIFDRFKGDNLLHLGRVHRQDADNPILDLAHALGDPQLDFHTFEQMIEDAAARDDRVVVSPRANSDMMARSPVLVWRNATRIRLIAAFRAAFGAADDEILPGEPLICDGIELPLKHRKKRIDLEARGLIKGAPVIYLGPGNKPGFSRLHVMGAETPRFSAASIVKIEKPGEEEPFLPYAARMGAAFLHGAAVTMHKAQGSQWPEVQVFAPDLYAASRAGRMEAGQALWKRLAYVAITRAEERLIWVTRYMLSRPSGALSTDDLISKPAPLALEAEDEGDTP
- a CDS encoding succinylglutamate desuccinylase/aspartoacylase domain-containing protein — translated: MTLTVPLDVPGKHFGHIRLPHSADDSAWGHVMVPVCVVNGGAGPTALVAGANHGDEYEGPIAIRHLIDVASPQETTGRLILIPHLNMPAFEAATRTSPIDGVNLNRAFPGSATGTVTQRLARFVNDHLIALADLVIDFHSGGKTLDFLPMALSHILDDTEQDGRCAAAARAFAAPYTARLREIDDTGMFDGAAERAGKTFVTTEIGGAGTSTPMSAAIAIDGLLRTLAHHGIYGTPASEPAPSRGLDLSDPEGFHFATCAGLLHPLAGLGDTVEKGQPLAHIRATQDLQHPPQTIVAQRGGLLAARHVPGLIKLGDCAFVIGSDTGPV